A section of the Salvelinus fontinalis isolate EN_2023a chromosome 33, ASM2944872v1, whole genome shotgun sequence genome encodes:
- the LOC129831972 gene encoding RNA polymerase II-associated factor 1 homolog, with protein sequence MAPTIQTQAQRDSDGHRSSSHRTVPERSGVVCRVKYCNSLPDIPFDPKFITYPFDQHRFVQYKATSLEKQHKHELLTEPDLGVTIDLINPDTYRVDPSILLDPADEKLLEEDITAPSSSKRSQQHAKVVPWMRKTEYISTEFNRYGVSNEKVEVKIGVSVKQQFTEEEIYKDRDSQIAAIEKTFEDAQKPIVQHYSKPRVTPVEVMPVFPDFKMWINPCAQVIFDSDPAPKDMSAPQGVEMMSQAMIRGMMDEEGNQFVAYFLPNEETIRKRKRDVDEELDYMPDDLYDYKIAREYNWNVKNKASKGYEENYFFIFRDGDGVYYNELETRVRLSKRRAKAGAQSTTNAVLVCKHRDMNDKELEAQDARKAQLENHEPEDEEEDMDLGKLQDSGDEKGSESEGDNSDSDSDREDEDGKRSGAEEDEEGVKRRRKASGSGSESGEEEVKLADEVEIFGSDDDSDDDDNEPKNGAARSSGEEGSGSEKESHRERSRSGSASPAHSSGSDHSEGGRAQSGSGSEQASDSSGGSDSE encoded by the exons ATGGCTCCAACTATCCAGACACAAGCACAGCGAGACTCAGACGGTCACAG GAGTTCATCACACAGAACTGTTCCAGAGAG GTCTGGAGTGGTCTGTCGGGTAAAGTACTGCAACAGCCTGCCTGACATCCCATTTGATCCCAAATTCATCACATATCCATTTGACCAGCACAG GTTTGTGCAGTATAAGGCTACGTCGTTAgagaagcaacacaaacatgaaCTGCTTACTGAGCCTGACCTTGGAGTCACCATCGACCTCATTAACCCAGACACCTACCGCGTCGACCCCAGCA TTCTTCTTGATCCAGCTGATGAGAAGTTATTGGAAGAAGACATCACAGCTCCATCCAGCTCAAAAAG ATCTCAGCAGCACGCCAAGGTGGTCCCGTGGATGAGGAAGACTGAGTACATCTCTACAGAGTTCAACAGATATGGTGTCTCCAATGAGAAAGTGGAAGTCAA GATTGGTGTGTCTGTCAAACAGCAGTtcacagaggaggagatataCAAGGATCGGGACAGCCAGATTGCTGCAATTGAAAAGACCTTTGAGGATGCACAGAAACCG ATTGTCCAGCACTACAGTAAACCCAGAGTCACTCCTGTGGAGGTGATGCCTGTGTTCCCTGACTTCAAG ATGTGGATCAACCCGTGTGCTCAGGTAATCTTCGACTCTGATCCTGCTCCTAAAGACATGTCAGCACCCCAGGGTGTGGAGATGATGTCACAGGCCATGATTAG AGGTATGATGGATGAGGAAGGAAACCAGTTTGTGGCCTACTTCCTGCCCAATGAGGAAACGATTCGCAAGCGCAAGAGAGATGTGGATGAGGAGCTGGACTACATGCCTGATGATCT gtaTGACTATAAGATAGCCAGGGAGTACAACTGGAACGTGAAGAACAAAGCCAGCAAGGGCTACGAGGAGAACTACTTCTTTATCTTCAGAGACGGAGATGGAGTCTACTACAACGAGCTGGAGACCAG AGTGCGGCTGAGTAAGAGGAGAGCTAAGGCTGGAGCTCAGTCTACTACAAACGCTGTGTTGGTGTGTAAGCACAGAGACATGAATGACAAGGAGCTGGAAGCACAG GATGCGCGTAAGGCTCAGCTGGAGAACCATGAACCAGAGGACGAAGAAGAGGACATGGACTTGGGTAAACTGCAGGACTCTG GTGATGAGAAGGGCagcgagagcgagggagacaACTCTGACAGTGACTctgacagggaggatgaggatggaaAGCGGAGTGGAgctgaggaggatgaagagggagTGAAGCGGAGGAGGAAGGCCAGTGGTAGCGGCAGTGAGAGTGGCGAGGAGGAGGTCAAGCTGGCGGATGAGGTGGAAATCTTCGGTAGCGACGACGACAGTGATGACGACGATAACGAGCCCAAGAATGGAGCAGCCCGGAGCAGTGGGGAGGAGGGCAGTGGGAGTGAGAAGGAGAGCCATAGGGAGAGGAGTAGGAGTGGCAGCGCGTCTCCGGCCCACAGTAGCGGTAGTGACCACTCGGAGGGTGGCCGTGCCCAGAGCGGGAGTGGCAGTGAGCAGGCCTCAGACTCCAGCGGCGGCAGTGACAGTGAATAA